From Candidatus Binataceae bacterium:
GCCGTCCGTCATAACCTTTGTGGTTGATGAGATAGGCCATCAGGCCGGGGTCCAGGTCGCCGCTGCGCGTCCCCATCATGAAGCCTCCGGTCGGCGTGAAGCCCATCGTGGTGTCGATTCCGCGCCCGTTTTTCACCGCGGCCATGCTGGCGCCGTTTCCCAGGTGGGCGATTACGACGCGCCCGGGCGCGGCGGGGCCGAGCGCCTCCATGATGTATTCGTAGGAGATGCCGTGAAAGCCGTAGCGGCAAAGCCCGTCGTCCCACAACGTCCGCGGCAGCGCGAAGCGGCGCGCCACCTCGGGCATATGCCGATGGAACCCCGTATCGAAGCACGCGACCTGCGGATGCTCGTGAAATCGCAGCGCGAGCGCCTCGATACTTTCGATCTCGACCGGGAGATGCAGCGGCGCGAACGGCACCAGCGCGCGCAGCTCGTCGATAAGGTCGGGCGTAACTCGCTCGGGCGCGAAATGACGGGGTCCGCCGTGGACCAGGCGATGGCCGATCGCATCGGGACGCGGCAGCCGCAGACGGTCGATCTCATCGAAGAGCGCCCCAAGAGCCTCCGCCCCGTTGGACAGGGTTAGTGCGCGGTCGCTCAGCGCCTCCCCGCTGCCGTCGCGGATCCAGAGCCGTCCGTCGGCAAGCGCGATTCCTTCCGCCGCGCCCTCGGCCAGCAGCTCTTCGCGGTCCGAGGACAGCCGATAGAGCGCAAACTTGTGCGAGGAAGATCCGCTGTTGAACGAAAGTACGACCCGCCAGGCGTCCACGGTCAGTAAGGCCACTTCCAATCGCGAATCTCGGGCTTGTCGATGCCGTTGGCGATGGCGTAGTCGAGGTTTTCGCAAATCTGGTCTTTGAGCCAATCCTTGACCGCGGCGCCGACGGCCTGCAGCCGCGGCACCCGGTCGATCGCATCGATGGCGAGGTTGAAGCGGTCGGTCTGGTTTTCGATCGCCAACTGGAGCGGCGTGTTGATGCTGCCGAACTCCTTGTAGCCGCGCACGTGCAGGTTCGGATGATTGGTCCTGCGGTAGGCCAGCTTGTGAATCAGCCAGGGATAGCCGTGAAAATTGAATATGATCGGCTTGTCGATCGTGAACAGGCTGTCGAAGTCGCGATCGGCGAGCCCGTGCGGATGTTCGAGGCTCGGCTGCAGCTTGAACAGGTCCACCACGTTGACGAAGCGAATCTTAAGGTCGGGAAATTTATCCCGCAGGATCGCGACCGCCGCCAGGGCCTCGATCGTCGCGACATCGCCCGCGCTCGCGAACACCACGTCGGGTTCGACACCCTGGTCGTTGCAGGCCCACGACCAGAGTCCGATCCCCTTGGTGCAGTGCTTGACCGCGGAGTCCATCTCGAGAAACTGCAGATGGGGCTGCTTGTCGGCGACGATCACGTTGACGTAGTCGACGCTCCGCAGGCAGTGATCCGCCACGCTCAACAGGCAGTTCGCGTCCGGCGGCAGGTAGATCCGCGTAACGCGCGGACTCTTGTTGGTTACGACGTCGATGAAGCCCGGGTCCTGATGCGTAAAGCCGTTGTGGTCCTGGCGCCACACGGTGGAGCTGATGAGGATGTTGAGCGAGGAAACCGGCGCGCGCCACGAAACGTCGGTCTTCGCCTTCTCCAGCCATTTGGCGTGCTGGTTCACCATCGAATCGACGACATGCGCGAAGGCCTCGTAGGTGTTGAAAAGGACATGGCGGCCGGTCAGCACATAGCCTTCCATCCAGCCCTCTAGCGTATGCTCGCTCAGCATCTCCATCACACGCCCATCGGGTGAAAGTTCGCCGCCGTCGGCATCGTCGGGCTTCATCTCGGCCAGCCAGGTCTTGCGGGTGGACTCGTAAATCGCCTGCAAATGGTTTGACGCGGTCTCGTCGGGACCGAAGACGCGAAAGTTGGTCATGTTGTCGCGCATCACGTCGCGCAGGAACTGCCCGAGAACGTAGGTGCTTTCAACTATCGAATGTCCGGGGCGGGCGACTTCGACTCCGTAGCGGCGAAAATCCGGCATTAGCAGCGGCTGACGCAGCAGGCCCCCGTTGGCGTGCGGGTTCGCACTGATGCGGCGGGTGCCGGTGGGCGGCAGCGCGCCGAGCTCGGAAATCAACCGCCCATTGGCATCGAAAAGATCGTGCGGCCGGTAACTCAGCATCCACTGCTCGAGTAATTTCAGATGCGCGGGATTGGAAATGACGTCGGCGATCGGCACCTGATGCGCACGCCAGGAGCCTTCGACCCGATGGCCGTCGACCTCTTTGGGCGCGGTCCATCCTTTCGGCGTGCGCAGGATTATCATCGGCCAGCGCGGGCGGCGCGGCACTCCTCCGCGGCTCCGCGCTTCGTCCTGGATCGTGCGGATCTCGAGCACGCAGCTCTCCAGCGTCGAGGCCATCTGCCGATGCATCGACGGCGGATCGTCGCCCTCGACGACATACGGCTTGTAGCCGTAACCGCTGAACAGGCTCGTTAGCTCGTCGGGGGTTATGCGGGCAAGAATCGTGGGATTGGCGATCTTGTAGCCGTTGAGGTGCAGGATCGGCAACACGGCGCCGTCGCGGACGGGATTGAGAAACTTGTTCGAATGCCATGAGGTCGCGAGCGGGCCGGTCTCGGCCTCGCCGTCGCCGACCACGGCCGCGACGATTAGATCCGGATTGTCGAATGCGGCGCCGAAGGCATGCGACAGGCTGTAGCCCAGCTCGCCGCCCTCATGAATCGACCCCGGAGTCTCCGGTGTGCAATGGCTGCCGATTCCTCCGGGAAACGAAAACAGCTTGAAGAATCGGCGCAGGCCTTCCTCGTCCCGGCTGCGATCGGGATAGACCTCCGTATAGACGCCTTCGAGATAGCTGTTCGCCAGCACCGCGGGTGCGCCGTGGCCGGGGCCCGAGATGTACATCACATTGAGGTCGTACTCGCGGATGAGCCGGTTGAGGTGTACCCAGATGAAGCTCTGGCCGGGGTCGGAGCCAAAGTGGCCGAGCTGGCGGCGCTTGATATGCTCGGGCAGAAGCGGCTTCCTGAGCAGCGGATTGTCGCGTAGATAGAGCATCCCGACCGCAAGATAATTGCAGGCCCGCCAGTACGCATCGATCAGTTCTATCTGCCGGGTTGAAAGATTGGACGACATCTTCGATCCTCCGCTGCGCGCGGGCGATCCTCAGAGCGGGATTCCAGCCTGTTATTTCAAGCTTCGTCCGATCGACCTCAGCGGGCAATACGGCGGCTGGCGCGGCCGGATCTGTCTCGGCCGCTCGTGGGAAGTCCCAGTGACTCATTCGATATCGGACGGGGAGATTAATGGCGCGTGAAGATCTATCGAAGAGCGCTACGCAGTTTGACCGTTTGCGGCTATAACTGCACTTGTGTGAGGCTGACGGCGTGCGGTCATAATCGAGCGGTAAACTTGAGTGTCGTCGCCTAGTTTCGAACCAGGGCGATAATTCCCTGGCGAATCGACGCGACGCCTAACCTCCGGGTCCTGCGACATGGTGCCGCATAGGTGATCGGCAAACTAAAGGCCTTCGCATCGAGCGTCTGGGCGCAGACGTTCGGCCGCGGCAGTTTTGGCGGGCGGCGCTGGATGCGCCGGAGCTTCATCACGGTTGTCGTCGTGGTGCTGGTCTTCGGGCTCGTGGGCTTTGTCGGCGTGCCCGTGATTACGCAGTATGTCGTCGTCGGCCGGGTCGCGCAAAGCCTGCATCGCCCGCTCAGCATCGAAAGGGTCCGTTTCAACCCGTACCGGCTGCTGCTCAACATCGAGAAGATGCATATCGGCGACCGCGACGCTCCCGATCCGTTCGTTGACATCGGCCACATCAGGGTCAAGGTTTCATGGACCTCGCTGCTGCGTCTTGCGCCGGTGGTCAAGGAGGTCGTTGTCTACCATCCCGCGATCCATATCGTTCGCACCGCCGAACAGCATTTCAATTTCTCCGACCTGCTCGAAAGTTCCGGCCCACCGCCGGCGCCCATGCCGAGCCAGCCCGCCAAGCCGCAGCGCTTCGCGATATCGAACATCCAGATTCATCAAGGTCAGATTCATTTCGAAGACAAGGTCCTGAACCAGCGTCACGCGGTCGAACACCTCGAACTCGACGTCCCGTTCATCGCCAATCTGCCGGCCGACGTTGACACGTTCGTCCAACCGCTGCTGCAGATGGTGGTCGACGGCAGCCCCCTGCGCATCGCCGGCAAGGCCAAGCCGTTCGCGGTACCGCCCGAGTCGGTGATCGATCTCAATTTTCATAACCTGGGCCTGCCGCTCTACCTCGGCTACGTGCCAGAGAAGCTGCCGCTTAGGGTTCCGCAGGGAACGTTCTCGTCGCTATTGCACGTGCACTTCGTGAGCGCGGCGAGCGGTCCGGAGATCCGCGTAAGTGGAGAGATGGCAATCGACCAGCTTGACGTGCGCGACGCCGCCAACGCGCCGCTTGCGGCATTCAAGCATCTGTCGGTGGTGCTCGACGAGATCAAACCGCTAAAGAGCGTCACGCACCTCGGCAAAATTTATCTCGACGGCCTGACGGTCCACGTCGTGCGCAATGCCGACGGCAGGATCAACCTGGCCTCGCTCGCCAGCGGCGCGCCGCCCGCGACTGGTCCTCCTCAGGCCGCGCCCAGCCCGGCCGCGGCAAATGCGTCGGCGGTCTCGCCCTCTGCGATGCCGAGCCCGGCTGCCGCAAATCTCGCAGCAGCACGCCCTTCGGCCGTGCCGAGCTCCGTATCGTCGGCCGTGCCGAGCTCCACATCTGCCCCCACGTTTGCCCCCACACCCGCGAAAACATCCGCCGCCGCCAGTGCTGCGTCGACCGCTTTGCCTACCACCGCGACGATTGCCACTTCGGCCGCCACGCCGACACCGGCAGCGGTGAGCGCGCAGCTAACCGCGAACGCTCCACCCGCGGCGGCAGCCACACCCCAAGCGCCGGCGGCGGCCGCGTCGCCGGCCTCCGCCGACTTCGCATTGGCAGCGCTGGAACTGACCAACGGCGCGGTACTGATAACCGACAATAGCGTCGCGCCGCCCGCGGCGCTGACTCTCGGCAACCTGCACGTCGTGCTCAAAGACCTGCGTACGGTGGGACAGAAAGCGCCGGCTCCGTACGAGTTCGGGACGACGCTTAGCGGCGGTGGCTCGATAGTGATCAGGGGCGCGCTCGACCTCGCTCAATCGCAGGCGACGACCGACGTCACGCTCGACACAATCGACATCCCCGCGCTGCAGGGTTTCGCCAAGCAGTTTCTCGCGGCAACCGTCGCATCCGGCAAACTCACAACCCACGCCGCCATCCAGACTTTCTTCGCCCCCGGCAAGTTCAACGTGCATACGGCGCCGGCGAGCGTGGCGCTGGACAATTTCGACTTGCGCGCTCCCGGCGAGAGCCAAAGCCCGATCGGATGGAACAAGCTGAGCGCCTCGATCGGCGCGGTCGATCTCGCTTCGCATCGGGCGACGGTCAGCGAAGTGCGCTTCGAGGGATTGCAAGTGTTCGTTCGGCGCGATCGGAATGGCCAGCTGAGCCTGGCTTCGCTGATGCGGGGGGCGGCGACGCCCGAGGCCAAGCCCACCACTGCCGTGCCGCGCCGCTCGCGCGCGTCATCCAGGCGCAGCGAGAAGAAGGCGCCCGAAAAAAAATCAACGGCGGAGAAGTCCGCAGCGGCGACGCTCCCGGCGGAGAAAAAGGCGCCAACGCAAACCCCGCCGTCGGCGCGCGAGCGCCTCGCCGCTTCGACCGCACGCGAACGGAGGAGCCGTAGGACGGCAAAAACTCGCGCCCGCTTGCCCGCCGCGGCGCCGACTCCTTCGCCCGGACAGTGGCATTACCAGGTTGCGTCCGTGGCGCTTGAGAAAACCGAGATTCGCGTCGAGGACGAGGCGATGCCGCAAAAGGTGGCGGTCGCCGTCGCGCCGCTTAATCTTCATCTGAAGAACATATCGGACGATCTCACCAAGCCGATCGCGCTCGACCTCGACGGCATCCTCAACCGCAAGGGCAGCTTCAAGGTGGCCGGCACGGTTACGCCGACACCGCTCAAGGTGAATCTGCGTATCGCCATTCGCCGCCTCGATCTCGCGCCGTTCGACCCTTACGTCACCAGCCATCTCAATACCAAAATCTCCAGCGCCGCCCTGACCATGAACGGCGAGGTCGGAGTGGCGGACGAGCGCGCGCGCAAGGAGATGCGCGTGAGTTATCGCGGTAGCGCCGCCGTGGTCAGCGTGAAGATGCTCGACAAGGTGACCAACGAGAGCTTTCTGCGCTGGAGCTCGTTCAGTGCGAACGGGATCGATTTCCTGATGGGCGCGGGCCCGCCCAAGCTCCACGTGGCGGCGCTCGATCTGAGCGACTTCTACGCGCGGATCATTCTCAATTCGGACGGCCGCCTGAACCTGCGTGACGTCACGGCCAGTCCCGAAGAGGCGGGGGTCTCGCTGACGCGCGCGCACGGAGCCCCCGGCTCGACCGCACCGGCCCCGACGCCCGCACCGACGCCGTTACCCACGCCCACCGCAGCCGCAGCCGCCGCAACTCCTGCCGCCGCGCCGAGCCCGGCGCCGCTTCCCGCCAACCTCGAAATCGGAGGGATCAACCTTAGCGGCGGCCAGGTCAACTACACCGACAATTTCATCAAACCCAACTACTCGGCCGACCTCACGCAGATCAAAGGCAAGGTGGGAACCTTCGGCACGAGTTCCACGACGCCGGCCGACGTCGAACTCGACGGACAGGTCAATGGCAGCTCGCCGCTGACCATCAGCGGCCAGGTCAATCCGCTCACTCCGCTCGCGTTCGTCGATATCAAGGCCAAGGCCGAGAACGTGGAACT
This genomic window contains:
- a CDS encoding DUF748 domain-containing protein; the protein is MIGKLKAFASSVWAQTFGRGSFGGRRWMRRSFITVVVVVLVFGLVGFVGVPVITQYVVVGRVAQSLHRPLSIERVRFNPYRLLLNIEKMHIGDRDAPDPFVDIGHIRVKVSWTSLLRLAPVVKEVVVYHPAIHIVRTAEQHFNFSDLLESSGPPPAPMPSQPAKPQRFAISNIQIHQGQIHFEDKVLNQRHAVEHLELDVPFIANLPADVDTFVQPLLQMVVDGSPLRIAGKAKPFAVPPESVIDLNFHNLGLPLYLGYVPEKLPLRVPQGTFSSLLHVHFVSAASGPEIRVSGEMAIDQLDVRDAANAPLAAFKHLSVVLDEIKPLKSVTHLGKIYLDGLTVHVVRNADGRINLASLASGAPPATGPPQAAPSPAAANASAVSPSAMPSPAAANLAAARPSAVPSSVSSAVPSSTSAPTFAPTPAKTSAAASAASTALPTTATIATSAATPTPAAVSAQLTANAPPAAAATPQAPAAAASPASADFALAALELTNGAVLITDNSVAPPAALTLGNLHVVLKDLRTVGQKAPAPYEFGTTLSGGGSIVIRGALDLAQSQATTDVTLDTIDIPALQGFAKQFLAATVASGKLTTHAAIQTFFAPGKFNVHTAPASVALDNFDLRAPGESQSPIGWNKLSASIGAVDLASHRATVSEVRFEGLQVFVRRDRNGQLSLASLMRGAATPEAKPTTAVPRRSRASSRRSEKKAPEKKSTAEKSAAATLPAEKKAPTQTPPSARERLAASTARERRSRRTAKTRARLPAAAPTPSPGQWHYQVASVALEKTEIRVEDEAMPQKVAVAVAPLNLHLKNISDDLTKPIALDLDGILNRKGSFKVAGTVTPTPLKVNLRIAIRRLDLAPFDPYVTSHLNTKISSAALTMNGEVGVADERARKEMRVSYRGSAAVVSVKMLDKVTNESFLRWSSFSANGIDFLMGAGPPKLHVAALDLSDFYARIILNSDGRLNLRDVTASPEEAGVSLTRAHGAPGSTAPAPTPAPTPLPTPTAAAAAATPAAAPSPAPLPANLEIGGINLSGGQVNYTDNFIKPNYSADLTQIKGKVGTFGTSSTTPADVELDGQVNGSSPLTISGQVNPLTPLAFVDIKAKAENVELTDLSAYSAKYTGYPIVKGALTVDVHYLLDQQKLTAENHILIDQLTFGDKVESPNALNLPIRLAVALLKNPQGQIDLRIPVSGSLSDPQFSIGAVLVHVVVNLIMKAVTSPFSLIASAVNGVAGGGAGGGQDLNYVVFAPGWANVTASEMKKLDTVAKALQERPALKLVITGRIDPKIDREGLPAALVEQSVAKQKVLDNDQNPANVDLASVQVTPDEYDKYLKRAYKAAKFDKPRDLLGLNKSLDPDAMKKLMIANTKVTDADLKQLAEDRANAVQKALSGKIDPGRITIAAPKLNADGIKDGGKATRAELSVE
- a CDS encoding phosphoketolase family protein, with amino-acid sequence MSSNLSTRQIELIDAYWRACNYLAVGMLYLRDNPLLRKPLLPEHIKRRQLGHFGSDPGQSFIWVHLNRLIREYDLNVMYISGPGHGAPAVLANSYLEGVYTEVYPDRSRDEEGLRRFFKLFSFPGGIGSHCTPETPGSIHEGGELGYSLSHAFGAAFDNPDLIVAAVVGDGEAETGPLATSWHSNKFLNPVRDGAVLPILHLNGYKIANPTILARITPDELTSLFSGYGYKPYVVEGDDPPSMHRQMASTLESCVLEIRTIQDEARSRGGVPRRPRWPMIILRTPKGWTAPKEVDGHRVEGSWRAHQVPIADVISNPAHLKLLEQWMLSYRPHDLFDANGRLISELGALPPTGTRRISANPHANGGLLRQPLLMPDFRRYGVEVARPGHSIVESTYVLGQFLRDVMRDNMTNFRVFGPDETASNHLQAIYESTRKTWLAEMKPDDADGGELSPDGRVMEMLSEHTLEGWMEGYVLTGRHVLFNTYEAFAHVVDSMVNQHAKWLEKAKTDVSWRAPVSSLNILISSTVWRQDHNGFTHQDPGFIDVVTNKSPRVTRIYLPPDANCLLSVADHCLRSVDYVNVIVADKQPHLQFLEMDSAVKHCTKGIGLWSWACNDQGVEPDVVFASAGDVATIEALAAVAILRDKFPDLKIRFVNVVDLFKLQPSLEHPHGLADRDFDSLFTIDKPIIFNFHGYPWLIHKLAYRRTNHPNLHVRGYKEFGSINTPLQLAIENQTDRFNLAIDAIDRVPRLQAVGAAVKDWLKDQICENLDYAIANGIDKPEIRDWKWPY
- a CDS encoding acetate/propionate family kinase, with the translated sequence MALLTVDAWRVVLSFNSGSSSHKFALYRLSSDREELLAEGAAEGIALADGRLWIRDGSGEALSDRALTLSNGAEALGALFDEIDRLRLPRPDAIGHRLVHGGPRHFAPERVTPDLIDELRALVPFAPLHLPVEIESIEALALRFHEHPQVACFDTGFHRHMPEVARRFALPRTLWDDGLCRYGFHGISYEYIMEALGPAAPGRVVIAHLGNGASMAAVKNGRGIDTTMGFTPTGGFMMGTRSGDLDPGLMAYLINHKGYDGRRLERMVNHESGLLGVSAITSDVKTLLEKRAADPNAALAIEMFCYQVRKQVGAMAAALGGLDLLVFTGGIGERAAPVRSEICGGLEHLGIALDEGRNEAHADTVSAAEGACMVRVILTNEGLMIARHTRRVSFGRP